Proteins encoded within one genomic window of Pseudomonas cannabina:
- a CDS encoding 5-oxoprolinase/urea amidolyase family protein, which produces MFDKLLIANRGAIACRILRTLRTLQVKGVAVYSEADAASLHLMQADEAHSLGEGGAAGTYLAVDKILAIANASGAKAIHPGYGFLSENAGFAQACEDAGIAFVGPTPEQLRVFGLKHTARALARQHGVPLLEGTELLDSLEAAIAAARSIGYPVMLKSTAGGGGIGMRVCRSAEELADSFEAVKRLGQNNFSDAGVFIEKYIERARHLEVQVFGDGQGEVLALGVRDCSVQRRNQKVLEETPAPNLPDGMADELCAAAIKLARAVNYRSAGTVEFVFDSEDQRFYFLEVNTRLQVEHGVTEQVWGVDLVSWMVQLAAGDLPPLDQLQAGLKPVGHAIQARLYAEDPGRDFQPCPGLLTAVSFPPADGLGLRIDTWVEAGCEIPPYFDPMIAKLISWAPNRDQASAGLAAALHETRLYGVETNRDYLRQIIDDAPFASGQPWTRCLEGLVYHADTFEVLSGGTHTSVQDYPGRLGYWAVGVPPSGPMDSRALRQGNRLLGNAEGCAALEITMSGPLLRFNTDAVIAVTGAQIPITLDGEACAMNTALLVRAGSTLSLGTIAGAGVRSYLCVRGGLDVPDYLGSKSTFTLGQFGGHGGRALRAGDVLHIAPLVDRNAGQRIADEELDELKEVRQIRVIYGPHAAPEYFTEAYIETFFATDWEVHFNSSRTGVRLIGPKPEWVRADGGEAGLHPSNIHDNPYAIGAVDFTGDMPVILGPDGPSLGGFVCPVTIIEADLWQLGQVKAGDRVRFYPVSVESCHAAMNPQGSTYNCGSELAREADIPDTKNASDVPAHSRTSPLPQGPIHPCGSELAREADIPDTKNASDVPAHSRTSPLPQSPIHPCGSELAREADIPYTKNASDVPAHSRTSPLPQSPIHPCGSELAREADIPYTKNAPDVPAHSRTSPLPQSPIHPCGSELAREADIPYTKNAPDVPAHSRTSPLPQGPIHPCGSELAREADIPYTKNAPDVPAHSRTSPLPQGSLYNCGSELAREGNSSDTENTSDASASSRASSLPQGVGSFLHKLPSPIILDIGQDDKRLVARLSGDTHLLLEIGAPELDLVLRLRGHALMLALEAKSLAGVIDLTPGIRSLQVHYRPEQLPLRRLLDIIAGEWDAVCAAKDLHVASRIVHLPLSWDDPACQLAIEKYMTTVRKDAPWCPSNLEFIRRINDLPNLDEVQRTVFDASYLVMGLGDVYLGAPVATPLDPRHRLVTTKYNPARTWTAENSVGIGGAYMCVYGMEGPGGYQFVGRTLQMWNRYREVAAFEGKPWLLRFFDQIRFYPVSADELLRIRRDFPLGRFALKIEHSTLNLADYQAFLTREADGIAAFRAQQQSAFNAERERWIANGQADFQNDEGAAPSSEELPLQPGQQGIDSHIAGNLWQVQVQPGERVEAGDVLVILESMKMEIPLLAPVGGVVQEVRVQPGSAVRAGQRVVVLAADGTDQLFNVEGILS; this is translated from the coding sequence ATGTTCGACAAACTGCTGATTGCCAATCGTGGCGCCATTGCCTGCCGCATCCTGCGGACCCTGCGCACCTTGCAGGTCAAAGGCGTGGCGGTGTATTCCGAAGCCGACGCTGCCAGCCTGCACCTGATGCAGGCCGACGAAGCCCACAGCCTGGGCGAAGGCGGTGCGGCCGGGACGTATCTGGCGGTGGACAAGATCCTCGCCATCGCCAACGCCAGCGGCGCCAAAGCCATTCATCCCGGCTACGGCTTTCTTTCTGAAAACGCCGGCTTTGCCCAAGCCTGTGAGGACGCCGGTATCGCCTTCGTCGGCCCGACGCCCGAGCAGCTACGCGTGTTTGGCCTCAAGCACACCGCCCGCGCGCTGGCCCGACAACATGGCGTGCCACTGTTGGAAGGCACCGAATTGCTCGACAGCCTGGAAGCCGCCATCGCAGCCGCGCGCAGCATTGGCTATCCGGTCATGCTCAAAAGCACTGCAGGCGGTGGCGGCATTGGCATGCGCGTGTGCCGCAGCGCCGAAGAGCTGGCGGATTCGTTCGAAGCGGTAAAACGTCTGGGCCAGAACAACTTCAGCGACGCGGGCGTGTTCATCGAGAAATACATTGAGCGCGCCCGCCATCTGGAAGTGCAGGTGTTCGGTGATGGTCAGGGCGAGGTGCTGGCCCTCGGCGTGCGCGACTGCTCAGTACAGCGCCGCAACCAGAAAGTGCTGGAAGAAACCCCGGCGCCCAACCTGCCGGACGGCATGGCCGATGAGCTTTGCGCGGCGGCCATCAAGCTGGCCAGAGCGGTCAACTATCGCAGCGCCGGGACCGTCGAGTTTGTGTTCGACAGCGAAGATCAGCGCTTTTATTTTCTGGAAGTGAACACGCGCCTGCAGGTCGAGCATGGTGTAACCGAGCAGGTGTGGGGCGTCGATCTGGTCAGCTGGATGGTGCAACTGGCCGCCGGTGATCTGCCGCCGCTCGATCAGTTGCAGGCCGGTTTGAAGCCGGTTGGCCATGCCATTCAGGCGCGGCTGTACGCCGAGGATCCGGGCCGTGACTTCCAGCCCTGCCCCGGCCTGCTGACCGCTGTCAGCTTTCCGCCTGCCGATGGCCTTGGGCTGCGCATTGATACCTGGGTGGAAGCCGGTTGCGAGATCCCGCCGTATTTCGATCCGATGATCGCCAAGCTGATCAGTTGGGCGCCGAACCGCGATCAGGCCAGCGCCGGGCTGGCTGCCGCGCTTCACGAAACGCGCCTGTATGGCGTGGAGACCAACCGCGATTACCTGCGCCAGATCATCGACGATGCACCTTTCGCCAGCGGTCAGCCGTGGACGCGCTGCCTGGAAGGTCTGGTGTATCACGCTGATACATTTGAAGTGCTGAGCGGCGGAACGCACACCAGCGTGCAGGATTATCCCGGTCGACTGGGTTACTGGGCGGTCGGTGTGCCGCCGTCCGGGCCGATGGACAGCCGCGCCTTGCGTCAGGGCAACCGGCTGCTGGGCAATGCCGAAGGCTGCGCCGCGCTGGAAATCACCATGAGCGGGCCGCTGCTGCGCTTCAACACCGATGCGGTGATCGCCGTGACCGGCGCGCAGATCCCGATCACACTGGACGGCGAAGCCTGCGCCATGAACACCGCGTTACTGGTGCGCGCAGGGTCGACCCTGTCGCTGGGCACTATCGCGGGGGCAGGCGTGCGCAGTTACCTGTGCGTGCGCGGCGGGCTGGACGTGCCGGATTACCTGGGCAGCAAAAGCACCTTCACCCTCGGCCAGTTCGGCGGGCATGGCGGCCGGGCGTTACGCGCCGGTGACGTGCTGCATATCGCGCCCTTGGTTGACCGCAATGCGGGCCAGCGGATTGCCGATGAAGAGCTTGATGAGCTGAAAGAGGTTCGCCAGATTCGAGTGATCTATGGCCCGCATGCTGCGCCGGAATACTTCACCGAAGCGTATATCGAGACCTTTTTTGCTACCGACTGGGAGGTGCATTTCAACTCCAGCCGCACCGGCGTACGCCTGATCGGGCCCAAGCCGGAATGGGTTCGTGCGGATGGCGGCGAAGCGGGTCTGCACCCGTCCAACATCCACGACAACCCATATGCGATCGGCGCGGTGGATTTTACGGGCGACATGCCGGTGATCCTTGGCCCGGATGGCCCGAGCCTGGGCGGCTTTGTGTGCCCGGTGACCATCATCGAAGCGGACTTGTGGCAACTGGGGCAGGTGAAGGCTGGAGACCGGGTGCGGTTTTATCCAGTGAGTGTCGAGTCGTGTCACGCGGCGATGAACCCACAAGGCTCCACATACAACTGTGGGAGCGAGCTTGCTCGCGAAGCCGATATTCCAGACACAAAAAATGCATCGGATGTACCGGCCCATTCGCGGACAAGTCCGCTCCCACAAGGCCCCATACACCCCTGTGGGAGCGAGCTTGCTCGCGAAGCCGATATTCCAGACACAAAAAATGCATCGGATGTACCGGCCCATTCGCGGACAAGTCCGCTCCCACAAAGCCCCATACACCCCTGTGGGAGCGAGCTTGCTCGCGAAGCCGATATTCCATACACAAAAAATGCATCGGATGTACCGGCCCATTCGCGGACAAGTCCGCTCCCACAAAGCCCCATACACCCCTGTGGGAGCGAGCTTGCTCGCGAAGCCGATATTCCATACACAAAAAATGCACCGGATGTACCGGCCCATTCGCGGACAAGTCCGCTCCCACAAAGCCCCATACACCCCTGTGGGAGCGAGCTTGCTCGCGAAGCCGATATTCCATACACAAAAAATGCACCGGATGTACCGGCCCATTCGCGGACAAGTCCGCTCCCACAAGGCCCCATACACCCCTGTGGGAGCGAGCTTGCTCGCGAAGCCGATATTCCATACACAAAAAATGCACCGGATGTACCGGCCCATTCGCGGACAAGTCCGCTCCCACAAGGCTCCTTATACAACTGTGGGAGCGAGCTTGCTCGCGAAGGCAATAGTTCAGACACAGAAAACACATCGGATGCATCGGCCTCTTCGCGAGCAAGCTCGCTCCCACAAGGTGTCGGCTCGTTCCTACATAAGTTGCCCAGCCCGATCATTCTCGACATCGGTCAGGACGACAAACGCCTCGTTGCGCGGCTGTCGGGCGACACCCATCTACTGCTGGAAATCGGTGCGCCCGAGCTGGATCTGGTGCTGCGCCTGCGCGGCCATGCCTTGATGCTGGCGCTGGAAGCCAAATCGCTGGCGGGCGTGATCGACCTGACGCCGGGCATTCGCTCGCTGCAAGTTCACTATCGCCCCGAGCAACTGCCGCTTAGGCGACTACTCGACATTATTGCTGGCGAATGGGACGCCGTGTGCGCGGCGAAAGACCTGCACGTCGCCTCACGCATCGTCCACCTGCCCCTTTCCTGGGATGACCCGGCCTGCCAGCTGGCCATCGAGAAATACATGACCACCGTGCGCAAGGACGCGCCGTGGTGCCCGAGCAACCTGGAATTCATCCGCCGCATCAATGACCTGCCCAACCTCGACGAAGTACAACGCACGGTGTTCGACGCCAGCTATCTGGTCATGGGCCTGGGCGACGTCTACCTCGGTGCGCCGGTCGCCACCCCGCTGGACCCGCGCCATCGCTTGGTGACCACCAAGTACAACCCGGCACGCACCTGGACAGCGGAGAACTCGGTCGGCATCGGTGGCGCTTACATGTGCGTGTACGGCATGGAAGGCCCCGGCGGTTATCAATTCGTCGGCCGCACGTTGCAGATGTGGAACCGCTATCGCGAAGTGGCCGCATTCGAAGGCAAACCCTGGCTGCTGCGTTTCTTCGATCAGATTCGCTTCTACCCGGTCAGCGCCGACGAACTGCTGCGCATCCGCCGTGACTTTCCGCTCGGCCGCTTTGCACTGAAAATCGAACACAGCACCCTGAACCTGGCCGATTACCAGGCCTTCCTGACCCGCGAAGCCGACGGCATCGCAGCATTTCGAGCCCAGCAACAATCGGCCTTCAACGCTGAACGCGAACGCTGGATCGCCAACGGCCAGGCAGACTTCCAGAATGACGAAGGCGCTGCGCCAAGCAGCGAAGAGTTGCCCTTACAGCCAGGCCAGCAAGGCATCGACAGCCATATCGCAGGCAACCTCTGGCAAGTGCAGGTGCAACCCGGTGAGCGGGTCGAAGCGGGTGATGTGCTGGTGATTCTGGAGTCGATGAAGATGGAAATCCCGCTCCTCGCACCGGTCGGCGGCGTGGTGCAGGAAGTCAGGGTGCAACCCGGCTCGGCGGTCCGCGCAGGGCAGCGGGTCGTGGTGCTGGCAGCAGACGGAACCGATCAACTTTTCAATGTCGAGGGAATCCTGTCATGA
- the ung gene encoding uracil-DNA glycosylase yields MTSEDRIKLEPSWKEALRDEFEQPYMAQLREFLRQEHATGKEIYPPGPLIFNALNSTPLDNVKVVILGQDPYHGPNQAHGLCFSVQPGVPTPPSLVNIYKELKRDLNIDIPNHGCLQSWADQGVLLLNTTLTVERANAASHAGKGWQHFTDRIIRVVSEHQPHLVFLLWGAHAQSKQKLVDATKHLVLTSVHPSPLSAYKGFLGNGHFGRANKYLEQNGIEPIDWRLPNL; encoded by the coding sequence ATGACTAGCGAAGACCGCATCAAGCTTGAGCCCAGCTGGAAAGAAGCCCTGCGTGACGAGTTCGAACAGCCCTACATGGCTCAGCTGCGTGAGTTTCTGCGTCAGGAGCATGCGACCGGCAAGGAGATCTATCCGCCGGGACCACTGATCTTCAACGCGCTGAATTCCACGCCGCTGGATAACGTGAAAGTGGTAATCCTCGGTCAGGACCCGTACCACGGCCCGAATCAGGCCCACGGTTTGTGCTTCTCGGTGCAGCCCGGCGTGCCGACGCCACCGTCACTGGTCAACATCTATAAAGAGCTGAAGCGTGACCTGAACATCGACATTCCCAATCACGGTTGCCTGCAATCCTGGGCCGACCAAGGCGTGCTGCTGCTCAACACCACCCTGACTGTCGAGCGCGCCAACGCTGCCTCGCATGCGGGCAAAGGCTGGCAGCACTTTACCGACCGGATCATTCGGGTGGTCAGCGAGCATCAGCCGCATCTGGTGTTTCTGTTATGGGGCGCTCATGCGCAGAGCAAACAGAAGTTGGTCGATGCGACCAAGCATCTGGTGCTGACGTCCGTCCATCCATCGCCGCTGTCGGCTTATAAAGGCTTTTTGGGCAACGGTCATTTCGGGCGGGCCAACAAGTACCTTGAGCAAAACGGCATCGAACCGATCGATTGGCGACTGCCGAATCTGTGA
- a CDS encoding urea amidolyase associated protein UAAP2, with amino-acid sequence MNAHNHHCCDATIPAGEPFLAEVKAGQTVRILDLQGNQAVDTLFFSLANPRERYDVQRTLRRQNSVYLTTGSVLFSNLGQPMLTIIDDTCGRHDTLGGACAQESNTVRYALEKRYMHSCRDNYLRACLHDGRLTKTDIGPNINFFMNVPVTADGGLTFEDGISAPGKYVELRAEMDVIVLISNCPQLNNPCNGYNPTPAQLLIRD; translated from the coding sequence ATGAACGCTCATAATCATCATTGCTGCGACGCAACCATTCCGGCCGGCGAGCCGTTTCTGGCCGAAGTAAAGGCCGGGCAGACCGTGCGCATTCTCGATCTGCAAGGCAATCAGGCGGTCGACACGCTGTTTTTCAGCCTCGCTAACCCGCGTGAACGCTACGACGTGCAGCGTACTTTGCGGCGGCAGAACAGCGTTTACCTGACCACCGGCAGCGTGCTGTTTTCCAACCTCGGCCAGCCGATGCTGACCATCATCGATGACACCTGTGGTCGCCACGATACGCTGGGCGGTGCGTGCGCCCAAGAGAGCAACACCGTGCGTTACGCCCTGGAGAAACGCTACATGCACAGCTGCCGCGACAACTACCTGCGTGCCTGCCTGCACGACGGGCGCCTGACCAAGACCGACATCGGGCCGAACATCAATTTCTTCATGAACGTGCCGGTGACAGCCGACGGCGGCCTGACCTTCGAAGACGGTATTTCCGCACCCGGCAAATACGTCGAACTGCGCGCCGAAATGGACGTGATCGTGCTGATTTCCAACTGCCCGCAGCTCAACAATCCTTGCAACGGCTACAACCCGACGCCCGCGCAGTTGCTGATTCGCGACTGA
- a CDS encoding ABC transporter permease: MRLINRHPDRAGRLILVILPFALLLLSYFMGSATRLAENPTDKLLPSAMQMADAVKRVAFTADARTGDYLLWQDSASSLKRLAIGLGISALLGLCLGIAAGILPLFSAPLSPLLTVLSMVPPLAILPILFIVFGLGELSKVMLIVIGITPILARDLEQRAREIPVELLIKAQTLGATTWTLILRVILPQLLPRLLIALRLVLGSAWLFLIAAEAIASTDGLGYRIFLVRRYLAMDVILPYVVWITLLAWLMDWGLKALTRRAFPWYEGARA, translated from the coding sequence ATGCGCTTGATAAACCGCCATCCGGATCGCGCCGGTCGCCTGATTCTGGTGATCCTGCCGTTCGCCCTGTTGCTGCTCTCCTATTTCATGGGCTCGGCCACCCGGCTTGCGGAAAACCCCACCGACAAACTGCTGCCCAGCGCAATGCAGATGGCCGATGCGGTCAAACGCGTGGCGTTCACTGCCGACGCCCGAACCGGCGACTACCTGCTGTGGCAAGACTCCGCGTCGAGCCTCAAGCGCCTGGCGATCGGTCTTGGCATCAGCGCATTGCTGGGCCTGTGTCTGGGTATTGCAGCGGGCATTCTGCCGCTGTTCAGCGCACCGTTGTCGCCGTTGCTGACGGTGCTGTCGATGGTGCCGCCGCTGGCGATCCTGCCGATTCTGTTCATCGTCTTCGGCCTGGGCGAGCTGTCGAAAGTGATGCTGATCGTGATCGGCATCACGCCGATTCTGGCCCGTGATCTGGAACAGCGCGCCCGGGAAATTCCGGTCGAACTGCTGATCAAGGCGCAGACGCTGGGGGCCACCACCTGGACGCTGATCCTGCGGGTGATCCTGCCGCAACTGTTACCGCGTTTATTGATTGCCCTGCGGCTGGTGCTCGGTTCGGCGTGGCTGTTCCTGATCGCAGCCGAGGCCATCGCCTCAACTGACGGTCTGGGCTACCGGATCTTTCTGGTGCGGCGTTATCTGGCGATGGATGTGATTCTGCCGTATGTAGTGTGGATCACTCTGCTCGCCTGGTTGATGGACTGGGGCCTCAAAGCCCTGACCCGACGCGCGTTCCCTTGGTACGAAGGAGCCCGCGCATGA
- the atzF gene encoding allophanate hydrolase: MNDTALPNNLRLDTVRAAYQSGHLSPRQLILALREKAAALNPDYHLFIHLLSAVELEPYLVALEGRELKDLPLYGVPFAIKDNIDLAAIPTTAACPDYAYTPERSATVVEQLIALGAVPMGKTNLDQFATGLNGSRSPYGACPNSVLADYPSGGSSSGSSLAVALGVSSFSLGTDTAGSGRVPAALNNLVGMKASKGLISTAGVVPACRTQDCVSTFTATAREASQLLGLIARFDPRDEYRRRNPQWNDASAFGAPRPFRFGVPRAEDLEFFGCAQGPSLFGDAINRLTALGGEAVSVDLSPFLEAARLLYEGPWVAERYSVAGQLMEDNPEAVLPVIRAVLGKAPSVSGVDTFRAQYRLQALKVICDRALEGLDCVVTPSIGRPVTSAELTAEPVLRNSELGYYTNFVNLLDYAAIAVPGAFMDNGLPWGVTLFGRAFTDQYLLSLADAFQRQTALPLIGGDRPSLPAPTTAARNDLARLVVCGAHLDGLALNGQLKQRGGRLLEATQSSADYRLYALAGGPPFRPGMVRVAKDGVAIAVEIWELPSAELGSFLAGIPAPLGLGKVQLADGRWETGFICEAYGLEGAQDISHLGGWRAHLQQQ, translated from the coding sequence ATGAACGACACCGCTCTGCCGAACAACCTGCGCCTGGACACCGTGCGCGCGGCCTACCAGTCTGGCCATCTGTCGCCGCGCCAGTTGATCCTGGCCCTGCGGGAAAAAGCCGCTGCGCTCAATCCCGACTATCACCTGTTCATTCACCTGCTCAGCGCGGTTGAACTGGAACCTTATCTCGTCGCGCTGGAAGGTCGTGAACTCAAGGATCTGCCACTCTACGGCGTGCCTTTCGCGATCAAGGACAACATCGATCTGGCCGCTATTCCAACCACCGCCGCCTGCCCGGACTACGCCTACACACCCGAACGCTCGGCGACGGTTGTCGAGCAGTTGATCGCGCTGGGCGCCGTGCCGATGGGCAAGACCAACCTGGACCAGTTCGCCACTGGCCTGAACGGCAGTCGCTCGCCCTACGGCGCTTGCCCCAACAGCGTTCTGGCTGACTACCCATCGGGCGGTTCAAGCTCCGGCTCGTCCTTGGCCGTCGCGCTTGGGGTCAGCAGTTTCTCGCTGGGCACCGACACCGCAGGCTCGGGGCGAGTACCGGCGGCGCTGAACAATCTGGTCGGCATGAAGGCCAGCAAAGGGCTTATTTCCACAGCGGGCGTCGTACCGGCCTGTCGTACCCAGGACTGCGTGTCGACCTTCACCGCCACGGCGAGAGAAGCCAGCCAGTTACTGGGGCTGATCGCCAGGTTTGACCCGCGCGACGAGTACAGGCGCCGCAACCCACAGTGGAACGACGCCTCGGCATTCGGCGCGCCCCGCCCGTTTCGCTTCGGCGTACCACGTGCCGAGGATCTGGAGTTCTTTGGCTGCGCTCAAGGACCGTCGTTGTTCGGCGATGCCATCAACCGCCTCACTGCATTGGGTGGCGAAGCGGTCAGCGTGGACCTTTCACCCTTTCTGGAAGCGGCGCGGTTGCTGTACGAAGGCCCTTGGGTGGCCGAGCGTTACAGCGTTGCCGGGCAGTTGATGGAAGACAATCCCGAGGCCGTACTGCCGGTGATTCGAGCCGTATTGGGCAAGGCGCCCTCGGTCAGCGGCGTCGACACCTTTCGCGCGCAATACCGCCTGCAAGCGTTGAAAGTGATCTGTGACCGGGCGCTCGAAGGGCTGGATTGCGTGGTGACGCCCAGCATCGGACGCCCGGTGACCTCGGCAGAACTGACCGCCGAGCCGGTGCTGCGCAACTCGGAACTGGGTTACTACACCAACTTCGTCAACCTGCTTGATTACGCTGCCATCGCCGTGCCCGGCGCGTTCATGGACAACGGCCTGCCGTGGGGCGTCACGCTGTTCGGCAGAGCGTTCACGGATCAATACCTGCTCAGTCTGGCAGACGCCTTTCAACGGCAAACCGCCCTGCCGCTGATTGGCGGCGACCGCCCTTCGCTGCCCGCCCCGACCACCGCCGCGCGCAATGACCTGGCGCGGCTGGTGGTGTGCGGCGCGCACCTCGACGGCCTGGCATTGAACGGGCAGCTCAAACAACGTGGCGGCCGACTGCTGGAGGCCACGCAAAGCTCCGCCGATTATCGCCTGTACGCACTGGCCGGTGGCCCGCCGTTCCGGCCCGGCATGGTGCGTGTGGCCAAGGACGGCGTGGCAATTGCCGTAGAAATCTGGGAGCTGCCAAGCGCCGAGCTTGGCTCGTTTCTGGCCGGCATCCCTGCGCCGCTCGGGCTGGGCAAAGTGCAACTGGCCGACGGGCGCTGGGAAACCGGTTTCATCTGCGAAGCCTATGGTCTGGAGGGTGCGCAGGACATCAGTCATCTCGGTGGCTGGCGGGCACACCTGCAACAACAGTAA
- a CDS encoding putative urea ABC transporter substrate-binding protein — MQKSRLFGLLTAGLLAALSLSATAAQKDHFNVCWTIYAGWMPWEYAGSQGIVDKWAKKYGIKIDVTQLNDYVESINQYTAGQFDGCTMTNMDALTIPAAGGVESTALIVSDFSNGNDGVVLKGEGKKVADLKGMDVNLVELSVSHYLLARALDSVKLSEKDLKVVNTSDADISAAFNTDDVQAVTTWNPMLSDIKAKPGVTEVFNSSQIPGEIMDMMVVNSQTLKDNPALGKALTGAWFEVVALMNAKNAQSKAALEHMAKASGTDLAGFQAQLDTTKLFATPKEALEFATSKQLPETQRKVADFSFAHGLLGEGARDANAVGMSFANGVVLGDKANLKLHFDPSYVQMAADGKL; from the coding sequence ATGCAAAAGTCTCGTCTTTTCGGCCTGCTCACCGCAGGCCTGCTTGCTGCGTTGAGCCTCTCGGCGACTGCCGCCCAGAAAGATCACTTCAACGTCTGCTGGACCATCTACGCAGGCTGGATGCCGTGGGAATACGCCGGTAGCCAGGGCATTGTCGACAAGTGGGCGAAAAAGTACGGCATCAAGATCGATGTCACTCAGCTCAATGACTACGTCGAATCCATTAATCAGTACACTGCCGGCCAGTTCGATGGCTGCACCATGACCAACATGGACGCCCTCACCATTCCGGCCGCAGGCGGCGTGGAAAGCACAGCGCTGATCGTCAGTGACTTCTCCAATGGCAACGACGGCGTTGTGCTCAAGGGCGAAGGCAAGAAAGTCGCTGATCTCAAGGGCATGGACGTCAATCTGGTCGAGCTGTCGGTGTCCCATTACCTGCTGGCCCGCGCGCTGGACAGCGTCAAGCTCAGCGAAAAAGACCTGAAAGTCGTCAACACCTCGGATGCCGATATCTCGGCTGCCTTCAATACGGATGACGTGCAGGCGGTCACCACCTGGAACCCGATGCTGTCGGACATCAAGGCCAAGCCCGGCGTGACCGAGGTGTTCAATTCCAGCCAGATCCCCGGCGAGATCATGGACATGATGGTCGTCAACAGCCAGACCCTCAAAGACAACCCGGCCCTGGGTAAAGCCCTGACCGGCGCGTGGTTTGAAGTGGTTGCACTGATGAACGCCAAAAATGCCCAGAGCAAAGCCGCGCTGGAACACATGGCCAAGGCATCGGGCACTGATCTGGCCGGTTTCCAGGCGCAGCTCGACACCACCAAGCTATTTGCCACTCCAAAGGAAGCGCTCGAGTTCGCCACCAGCAAACAGCTGCCCGAGACCCAGCGCAAGGTGGCTGACTTCTCGTTCGCCCACGGTTTGCTCGGCGAAGGCGCTCGCGACGCGAACGCGGTCGGGATGTCGTTCGCCAACGGCGTGGTTCTCGGCGACAAGGCCAACCTCAAGCTGCACTTTGACCCCAGCTACGTGCAGATGGCCGCCGACGGCAAGCTGTAA
- a CDS encoding urea amidolyase associated protein UAAP1: protein MTDSTTLYPVFAEELLPGGGHRSFILKRGELLRLTDLHGNANVSLTLLNAHEKTERLNLPDSLKCQHTAKLSNGHCLYSDMGRVLAAIVTDTCGWSDSIGGVLNAQEVAEKYGQGRYQELRNGFFRNGVDNLLVELGKWGLGLSDLLMTLNLFSRVDVDDTGALHFAANNSKAGDYIELYAPMDTLVVLTALQHPMDPNPEYAPQPLKLSWMKADASVAEHCRTSRPENERGFINTDRLFA from the coding sequence ATGACTGACTCGACCACGCTGTACCCGGTTTTCGCCGAAGAACTGCTGCCCGGCGGCGGCCATCGTTCGTTCATCCTCAAGCGCGGCGAACTGCTGCGCCTGACCGACCTGCACGGCAACGCCAACGTCAGCCTGACGCTGCTCAACGCACACGAAAAAACCGAGCGCCTGAACCTGCCCGACAGCCTCAAATGCCAGCACACCGCCAAGTTGAGCAACGGCCATTGCCTGTACTCGGACATGGGCCGCGTGCTGGCCGCCATCGTCACCGACACCTGCGGCTGGAGCGACAGCATTGGCGGTGTGCTCAACGCTCAGGAAGTCGCTGAAAAATACGGCCAGGGCCGCTATCAGGAGCTGCGCAACGGCTTTTTCCGCAACGGCGTCGACAACCTGCTGGTCGAGCTGGGCAAATGGGGGCTCGGGCTGTCGGACCTGCTGATGACCCTCAACCTGTTCAGCCGCGTCGATGTCGACGACACCGGCGCGCTGCATTTCGCCGCGAACAACTCGAAAGCCGGTGATTACATCGAGCTGTATGCGCCGATGGACACGCTGGTGGTGCTGACCGCGCTGCAACACCCGATGGACCCCAACCCGGAGTACGCGCCGCAGCCGCTCAAACTCAGCTGGATGAAGGCCGATGCCAGCGTTGCCGAGCACTGCCGCACCTCGCGCCCGGAAAACGAGCGCGGTTTCATCAACACCGACCGCCTGTTCGCCTGA
- a CDS encoding ABC transporter ATP-binding protein, whose translation MSFICVRNVWQRYDDQVVLEGLNLDVAEGEFCTLVGASGCGKSTFLRLLLGQETPSRGLITLDGEALCNEPDASRGVVFQRYSVFPHLSVLDNVALGLELPRSPLLGRLFGQAKREAREQAAQLLDKVGLSHALDKYPTQLSGGMQQRLAIAQALIMKPRVLLLDEPFGALDPGIRKDMHHLLLELWRETKLTVFMVTHDLSEGFNLGTRLLVFGKVRHDPHEPGAYGARITYDIPLNSERRAERAAIDSLLTVSEEPVQ comes from the coding sequence ATGAGCTTTATCTGTGTGCGTAATGTCTGGCAACGATACGACGATCAAGTGGTGCTCGAGGGCCTGAATCTGGACGTGGCAGAAGGCGAGTTCTGCACACTGGTCGGCGCATCGGGCTGCGGCAAATCGACATTTCTGCGCCTGCTGCTGGGCCAGGAAACCCCGAGCCGCGGCCTGATCACGCTGGACGGTGAAGCCTTGTGCAATGAACCGGACGCCAGCCGTGGCGTGGTCTTCCAGCGCTATTCGGTGTTTCCGCATCTGTCGGTGCTGGACAACGTCGCGCTGGGCCTGGAGTTGCCCCGCTCGCCGTTGCTCGGTCGCCTGTTCGGCCAGGCCAAACGCGAGGCCCGCGAGCAAGCCGCGCAATTGCTGGACAAAGTCGGCCTGAGCCACGCGCTGGACAAGTACCCGACGCAGCTATCCGGCGGCATGCAACAACGGCTGGCGATTGCTCAAGCGCTGATAATGAAACCCCGCGTTCTGCTGCTGGACGAGCCGTTCGGTGCGCTCGACCCCGGCATTCGCAAGGACATGCACCACTTGCTGCTGGAGCTGTGGCGCGAGACGAAACTGACCGTGTTCATGGTCACCCATGACCTGTCCGAAGGCTTCAACCTCGGCACCCGCCTGCTGGTGTTCGGCAAAGTGCGCCACGACCCGCACGAACCCGGTGCATATGGCGCGCGCATCACTTACGACATCCCCCTCAACAGCGAACGCCGCGCCGAACGCGCCGCCATCGATTCGCTGCTTACCGTTTCAGAGGAGCCCGTTCAATGA